A DNA window from Vibrio sp. CDRSL-10 TSBA contains the following coding sequences:
- a CDS encoding response regulator yields the protein MEVVKKIYQYAEPNLTLVGWMGLVGFPVYYYIWAFLFPQPYESIWLRLFCSCLFAGIAFRNSLPKLMQRYMPCYYLLSISFCLPFFFAYMLLMNDWSTVWAMSFMASIFLHILLVHETKVMLLQALLSVLAAYLVTYWVRDEPLTDWILWPYVPIFLFTYVFGNLFYFRNQSSHESKVSIAKSFGAGIAHEMRNPLSALKSSVDVLRTILPAQPTDQRHGAHIDGQDLSLLYEILKNADDVIHSGNETIDLLLTSIDENRVSTSTFKKQRAEQVVSHALKSFSYKRSLDRQAVSLSVEADFDFFGSDTLLKFALYNLLKNAFYYQNGEQFAIDVTLTRDAQHNMIKVRDNGVGIAPDRLEEIFKDFYTFGKNGSYGLGLPFCRKVMRSFGGNISCESVLGEWTEFTLSFPVYHSEVVGHIKLDLMKTKTVLYVGDDGLLSRHLSEQSFYQGFRLHLLTLPEALQREEYELEYDLILIDLEQVNDQWQSMVELETKLHATEAKIAYLYDKQNRYPINIERHLKVFPLEIRQLLMDTNQQLDHLFFEAEPLLPDHNVVPLKKTRYERRILVVDDNQSLRTFTALLLEKQGYEVIQANDGQQALDAMEHNTFDLVLMDIEMPVIDGLAATKAIRESEKPYRHVPIVGHTGDNSPLTIEKIQQSGMNDYIVKPADKDKLLGKLANWI from the coding sequence ATGGAAGTAGTCAAGAAAATATACCAGTATGCTGAGCCAAACCTGACTCTGGTCGGTTGGATGGGGCTTGTCGGCTTTCCGGTGTACTACTACATCTGGGCGTTTTTATTCCCGCAGCCGTATGAAAGCATCTGGCTGCGGTTGTTCTGTTCCTGTCTGTTTGCCGGTATCGCATTTCGCAACAGTTTGCCCAAACTGATGCAGCGTTACATGCCTTGTTATTATCTGCTCAGCATCAGCTTCTGCTTACCGTTTTTCTTTGCTTACATGTTACTGATGAACGACTGGTCTACGGTATGGGCGATGTCGTTTATGGCGTCTATTTTTCTGCACATTCTTCTGGTCCATGAGACCAAGGTGATGTTGCTGCAGGCGCTGTTGTCTGTCCTCGCAGCCTATCTGGTGACGTATTGGGTACGCGATGAGCCTTTGACGGACTGGATCTTATGGCCTTACGTACCGATTTTTCTGTTTACCTATGTGTTTGGTAACCTGTTCTACTTCCGCAATCAGAGTTCGCATGAATCCAAGGTGTCGATAGCGAAGTCATTTGGGGCCGGGATCGCGCACGAGATGCGTAATCCGCTCAGTGCCTTAAAATCTTCTGTGGACGTTTTGCGAACTATCTTGCCGGCGCAACCCACGGACCAACGACATGGCGCTCATATTGATGGTCAGGATCTCAGTTTGTTGTACGAGATTCTTAAAAATGCCGACGATGTGATTCATTCGGGTAATGAAACCATCGATTTGCTGCTGACATCGATTGATGAAAACCGGGTTTCAACTTCGACGTTTAAAAAGCAGCGCGCAGAGCAGGTGGTCAGCCATGCGCTCAAATCGTTTTCCTATAAGCGATCACTGGATCGTCAGGCGGTGAGCCTGAGCGTTGAGGCGGATTTTGACTTTTTCGGCAGCGATACATTATTGAAATTCGCGTTGTATAACTTACTCAAAAATGCATTTTATTATCAGAACGGAGAACAGTTTGCGATTGATGTGACTCTGACCCGCGATGCGCAACACAACATGATCAAGGTGCGTGACAACGGAGTGGGTATCGCTCCGGACAGGCTGGAAGAGATTTTTAAGGACTTCTATACCTTTGGCAAAAACGGCAGCTATGGTCTCGGATTACCGTTTTGCCGCAAGGTCATGAGATCGTTTGGTGGTAATATCAGCTGTGAATCTGTGTTGGGCGAGTGGACCGAATTTACCTTGAGTTTTCCTGTCTATCACTCTGAAGTCGTCGGTCATATTAAGCTGGACCTGATGAAAACTAAGACGGTGCTCTACGTAGGTGATGATGGTTTGCTCAGCCGTCATTTAAGTGAACAGTCTTTTTATCAGGGTTTTCGTCTGCACCTGTTGACGCTGCCCGAGGCGTTACAACGTGAAGAGTATGAGCTGGAATATGATTTGATTCTGATCGACCTGGAACAGGTCAACGATCAGTGGCAGTCGATGGTGGAACTGGAAACGAAGTTACACGCGACTGAAGCCAAAATCGCCTATCTGTACGATAAGCAGAATCGCTATCCAATCAATATCGAACGTCATCTCAAAGTCTTTCCGCTTGAGATACGTCAGTTGTTGATGGATACCAATCAGCAGCTTGACCATCTGTTTTTTGAGGCTGAACCGCTGTTGCCGGATCACAATGTGGTGCCGCTGAAAAAAACCAGGTACGAACGTCGTATTCTGGTGGTGGACGATAACCAGTCGCTGCGTACTTTCACCGCTTTGCTGCTGGAAAAGCAGGGCTATGAAGTGATTCAGGCCAATGACGGCCAGCAGGCGCTGGATGCGATGGAACACAATACTTTCGATTTGGTGTTGATGGATATCGAGATGCCGGTCATTGATGGCCTCGCTGCGACCAAAGCGATCCGAGAATCCGAGAAACCCTACCGTCATGTGCCGATTGTTGGTCACACCGGCGATAACAGCCCGCTGACAATTGAGAAGATTCAGCAATCCGGTATGAACGATTACATTGTTAAACCCGCTGATAAAGACAAGCTATTGGGTAAACTGGCCAATTGGATCTAG